The Myxocyprinus asiaticus isolate MX2 ecotype Aquarium Trade chromosome 6, UBuf_Myxa_2, whole genome shotgun sequence region acactgatgcagggtcgttaggtgaaaacttgtttttcagcttctcagagtatcttcttttagccattctgatttccctgttcagtgtgttcctggcctgattgtacaagattttatccccacccctgtaagcatcctctttggcctgacaaagctgcctgagctctgctgtaaacacggtttgtcattgttgaactttaaataagtcctagtaggaatgcacatatcctcacagaaactgatatatgatgtaacagtatctgtgagctcgtccaggtctgtggctgcagcctcaaaaacactccaatccgtgcaatcgaagcaggcttgtagttcccgctctgcttcattggtccatctctttacagtccttactactggcttggttgatttaaatttctgcctgtaggttggaagaagatgaaccagacagtgatcagagagtcccaaggCTGctttagggacagagcgatatgcatcctttattgttgtgtagcaatgatccagtatgttcctgtctctggtggggcatgtaatgtgctgtttgtatttgggcagttcacgtgtgagatttgctttgttactcaggccagcctgtctggcaccaacaatcatgccacgctcaaaatcactgagatcatatttttgaTATGAACATTGatgtgaagctcctgacccgtatgtgcataattttatgcattacactgctgccacacgattggctgattagataatcgtatgaataagtaggtgtacaggtgttgctaataaagtgctcagtgagtgtgtgtgtgtgtatatatatatatatatatattagagattTCGGTTTCGGAGTGCTGACGAACATTCAAAATTGAACACTGATTAAATGCAGACACTGCTAATTCATATGTATACtggaatgcataaaaaaatacaagctttaaaattctttatatatttatgtttttgatgCAGCCTCTCGCGTGATACAAGTAAGCTTATGTCACTCCAGCTATTggtcctctccaccaatagctggtgtgtagtAAGCGTACTGGCACACTTTGGCAGCCGTCGcctcatccaggtggatgctgcacactggtggtggttgagaagagtcccctgatcatgtaaagcgctttgagtgtactgtcagaaaagcgctatataaatgtaactttcattcattcattcacaaggCTGCATGAACTCGGTCCTCTCATGAACGCATATTGGAGAGTGACCAGAAGTgaacatttatagtgaaaagggacttatatattgatctgtttcttacccaaaataCTTCTTAAAATCGTTTTAGAAGAAATTAACCACTGAggtcgtatggataacttttatgttgcctttttatgcttttttagttttaaactgctggcaaccattcacttgcattgtatggaactacagagcttaatttgtgttctgcagaaaaaaaagtcatactcctcttagatggcatgagggtgaataaatgatgagagaattttcctttttgtgtgaactaaatgGATTCAGACCTCATTTTTGTTCCCTTCAGTTGTAATTGGATATCTTTTcaatcacactttttttttttttggaccccAGTCATGTTAaatattactgtaatttaatataataatactaaAATGACGGATCGGTACATCCCTACATCGGTACATTGGGTAGGGTTGTGCTAATGGGctaggtcaagtgcaatttaattctgaggttcttcttcgGTTTTTGCAGcgtctacactaccggtcaaaagttttgaaacacttactcattctttattataatttttttttcacatttagaataatagtaaagtcatcaaaactatggaataacataaatggaactatgggaattatgttgtgacaaaacaaaatccaaaataaatcaaagctgtgttatattttagcatcttcaaagtagtcaccctttgcctagaatttgcagacatgtactcttgacattttctcaaccaacttcttgaggtatcaccctgggatgctttttaaacagtattgaaggagttcccatctatgttgggcacttattggctgcttttctttattatttggaccaagtcatcaattacaaaacttttttatttattttttattaaattttagtttttataatgaaataaattcatatggtggcacaattatatttttgtctacaaaactaattccaaacatttaagcatacgccttcagatcaaaagatttttaagatcatgagaaacatttcagtgtttcaaaacttttgaccggtagtgtatgtcgtattatatagtccattccctgtcaagcaccagtgatataaacaaagacagcctattaataagaagttggtagtgtaaatgggctgtatgctatgaattagaagaatagaattATGAACGTGTTCTTTtttgcattaactgcgtccttttTAAATGTTAGGTATATTTCAATGACCATGACATGCTCCTTTTAAACGCATGGAAAATGTTTCctttcaggatttggatgtaggctccattaaattaaaaaagaatgcaagtattattaatcatattgatcaagtgactcacaaatcatggctagtattaatagtgattgaatgggccttccaggttaggctgtggattttTGCATGCACTTCCCTGCTACTggtcaattttgctttaaaaattatattaatttatttaggaaacaaaaaaaacaaaaaaaatcaaccaaaaatatttctaaattcaaattacacttcaaacgaaacaaatatacagtataatcaaaataatgaagtggtcaataaattatatataactaCTTCTAAaatccaacttcttccaccagctcCTTCAGCAGTGACTtgaaaatcactctacgacaacggGTGGAAAAATACCAGTACAAATAAgattataaatacaattgaaaatataaactagtgctgtcagtcaattaaaaattTTTGTCTTAAGcgcatacttttttgtttttttttgtagttaatcacgattaatcgcagattttgaaaatgctgaaatttgacacctatatatatttatttacctgccaaaatgcatttattaccatcttaggaaagaaaacagattttttttttttttttttttttaacaatataatgctttattaacattttccaaacaaagccttccacaatataaagatagaaatgcactaaaatatcaccaattcaagtaacattaaacatttcccaaagtttgactaattgaaagaactagtctccacagTAGTGCTGGGCAGTATATTgacttttcttttaaatgtattttctccctttttctcctcaattaggtcctcttggtggcatagtgacttgcctcaatccactcaagaaaaatccactattacgtttgaatgattgcagaagaggaaaaaaaatagagagtggtagATTAAGacgggagaagatgccaaatttactgtcactctctcagcagctgtaatagaaaccccatCATAGTtgtggtaattattttttttaaattgattccaaggtaatataacacaaagcataatgttttaaatttacactagattatacattttttaaatattcaaagCAATtgtgagatttacgctgataaataaggcggaaacacgtcatcacagtctCTGAAAAAGGTCtgttataacagataaatggcataaaggaataaaaatataaaggagtgtattttaaaccttcttttaacaacttaaatatgtaaaagattgtttcactttcatggtaattatgaatgtaagacattacaaacaacatctctttaagAGAAAATAACgcttggacttcatagttttacacttgtgctcatcatctaatgacttgagagacttcagaagacgaGGACATTtccagtaagggaacatagtgagcaacgatgctccctggtttttacagtgcattgtgggattaTTTTAGGGAGCAAACATAAACTGCAGTATGAAGAGTGCGTTAAACTTCGTGCTGCTGCTGCAACCCCGGCCACGAAGCCTTTGCAGCCCAAAAAGTCTTCTGCCCTGAAACAAATTGTGTAGCATgcttcatttaccatctcacttgtggctttgacttacaactgaacatttGCCCTCTTCATAGAAAATACTGAGATATATATCTTGTATCGCCATTCAGCCTTAAAAAACAGAGATATGATTTTTGATCGATATCGTCCAGCCCTACCACATAGGTTGCAATtttcattgcagtgggcattaaatctccTAAACTCGAATCCtcaacaatattaatctgccagtagactgtggctatctgctttgctacagcaatagtgaagctgcgttcatgattctgTGGTAGGTCATCAACGCCAGCGCCATTTTGAATAAACATGAAAAGCGCTCtcaaacaaaaacatctcattttcaCCTTTTTCTTGTGTATATATGAGTCTCAACAGCCTGGTGTAGTAACACTTTCAAAACTTTCAAAAATTTTcaaaagtattaaatatataCACCACTAAAGTGTAAATTATTTACACCAAGagtttaaaaatgtactgtagagCAAATGATCTGTTACTCTGAACTGGTGTTTAATACATACTTGCGCAATGTTTGTTTTTACACTGACAGGGTACCACACATTATTTCACTCAAAAAGTGTATATTACTCCATGTTTGGATTGTCAAAGAATTTTGATGCTTTTACACTGTTCCCTGTACAATTCTCAGTGTATTCTGTGTTTTAATGAACAGAACACAAGAAGATTCCAAATCAACTGGATTTAATTTCCCCAAAACTACACAGCACAAAAAGGCCACAGTATCAGTATATATGATGTATTATATAATCTAAAATAATTACAGTACCATCACTTTTAGTAGAGCTGCTAAAAACCTCTTTCACCACTTTTgatatatagtaaataacatgttaaaagtaAAAACTGTTATCGGGAGAATTGTTGTAATTAGATAAATGGCTATTTGTTGCTTAATaagaattataattatatattactgCATTCTGTAATTTCATTCTTCATTTATAGTACATTTGTTGTTCTGCATTGGTGTGTCTGTGAGTACACGACCAAAGTGCTAGTGTCCTTAGAGAAAATGCcataatttctgaaataattatacatttcataaataaacaaaatcaatgaaatacatggatttaaaaagtatttattaaatagcATTAAAATTGAGTTCAAAGTTTGACATTTTGAGATTTAGTTACATAATTATTCATGTTGCAACATAGAGAGAATAAAttgggcatatactgtatgtttgttcactgaaataataaataaatattctggcaTACTTTGACAAtctgtgctgaaaaaaaaaaaaaaatcatcaaattaattaaaaatactcgcttgaccaacacaaaatgggtgttgCTTTAAAGCTTAGCATTGATTTTACAATGCTTAAAGTAAATTTAACCATCTCTTAActggtgctttttaatttgctgacaaattagaagcgTCTTGTTTTCGTACttataaaatatgattatttattatacacAATACTGTTAAAAACATACATTCAGTACATCATACAGATCGGAAAGTTCTCGATtagaatacaacaaatattgttaCACTCACAATCCAAGAGTATATATCAGCTAATAAAAGCTAAGAGAAAAAAAGCACAGAGTTTATAAGTTGTGAACAGACGTGGCTTTTGTCGTGTTTTCatttgtaacttcatgaaacataaacagtatAGAAAGAGCAGATGCTCCCAATTAAAATGTGCCCAAATGCAGTGAGATATGATTAATCAACTTTAACCTTGGTCAAAATGTGACCCTACCTCTGAAATCCGTTTCATAATCCAGGGAGATCTGTGGTTATAAAGTGGATCAATTTTAGCTGTTGTGGTGTGCTTTGATACGATGCATAATAAAAATTTTGGAGAGGTGCACCCACACAGCAATCACAATTCACACCTTCAGTGAAGCCTCTCTAACTGCAATTTATTTCTAAATGCTGAAAATATTCCCATCATCCTACAGGTGAAGAAAGAGGAATAAGGTGGCATAATAAGAGGAACAACTCCCACCGAGACCACTGAAGTCTACTGACATACTATTGCAAGAGTGAAGACATGAGTGATCCAAAACCACGCATAatgaaaaatgaagatactgaggaacaaataggttggtgtccattcttgattCTTCATAATGACTGTTGAAGAACATTATGGTTGCAGATCTGGCAATTGCAGttagaaaatgaaagaaagagtaaaattacagttaaacaaatgaaaacagaatctAGCACATCTTGTGATTATTAACCTGAGAATGACAAGAATTAGCATTCATTAATTTGATATTCAGCATATCAAAGATAACATAACATATAGCAGTCTTTGTTTTCTAATGATATTCAATTGGagtatttttttgtttcacatttgTCTCTATTCGCTGTTCATTTTAGAtctgatggaagtgaaagtggaaagtcaagaactgaatgacgtGGATCAGGAACACCATCAGTATCATAAATCTGATCATTTCACTGATGAAGAATCTGTTGTTTGCTCACAGACTGAAAAACATTTGACGCGAATATGGACTCCAAGAACAAGAGCCAAAAACtctttcacatgccctcagtgtgatAAGAGTTTTTCACAAAAAGTAGATCTACAGAGGCACCTGagaattcacacaggagagaagcctttcacatgcactcagtgtggaaagagttttgcaataAAACGAGATCTTGAGAGGCATCTAagaattcacacaggagagaagccattcacatgtcttcagtgtggaaagagtttcacacaagaaGGAAACCTTAaccgtcacatgagaattcacactgagGAGCAGCttttcacatgccttcagtgtggaaagagttttgcactaTACAGAGATTTACAGAGACACCTGAGAATTCACACCGGAGCGAATCCTTTCACacgccttcagtgtggaaagagtttcaaagtAAAGAAAACTCTAAAGGATCACATGAAAATCCGGaccggagagaagcctttcacatgcactcagtgtggaaagagttttacacaaAAAGCAAGCCTAAAGGatcacataagaattcacactggcgAGAAGCccttcacatgccttcagtgcggaaagagtttcacacatgcAACAACTCTCAAAAATCATCTTCAGTATCACTCTGGATTAAAAccatttaactgtgatcagtgcAGCAAAGAATTTACATTGGCATCTCAGCTAAAGATGCACCTGAAAACTCATTCAAATGAAAAGACTTatgtgtgttctttttgtggaaagggTTTTTCATGGTTGAGCAATTTTAATATGCACCAAATAATACATACCGGTGTGAAAGCTCATGTATGCTCAGAGTGTGGTAAAGCTTTTATCAGAGCTTATGAATTGGAACGTCACcaaagaatccatactggagaaaaaccttacaagtgcttacattgtggaaagagtttcattgtGTTAGGAAATTTGAAAACCcatgagagagtgcatactggagaaaagccataccactgcacttcatgtgggaagagtttcacccAATCAAGTAATCTACAGACTCATCTAAAAAAGCATTGTCCAAAGTTGTCATACTGAGCAAAGTTCATTTTCAGGGTCAACGCTTTCAAGTAAACAGTGTGAAATTCAGATAATCACAAAGATTAAATTTCTTGATTGGAAATAATATCTTATGTTACTGCTTCATACACCCAGTTCTGGTATACCTGAAGAGAAACAGATGTAGCTCTCTGAACAAATGAGAGGAGCATgaagtatatattttataaattaaatattttgttttaacctCTTCGCACATGAGTGTACTGACTAGTCCTGCAGCATGAAAAAAGTGTCACCTTACGCTTCGCAGCAGGCACACAGGAGGACAGATTATACACTGActgttgcatactctaatatttagttgaaccgcctttagctttgattacgccATGCATTCATTCGAGCATTGTTTCGAAAACCTTATGCAAcaacacaacatttatttctgtccagagttgcattcatttttggccgaaaTCTTGTATTGATGAAGGGAGAGctgaaccactctgtaaagtcttctccagcacatcccaaagactttcaattgggttaaggtcaggactccaTTGATgtgataacctggtcattcagtatattcaggtagtcagctgacttcattttattgctgagcctcgacctgaccaattgaagcaaccccagatcataacactgcctccagaggcttgtacagtgcaTGGGCACTAAGCAttacgggtgcatcgcttcatgcgcttcccttcttacactGACATTTgttaaatctggactcatcagaccacatgaccttgtTCCATTGCTCCGCAGTCCAATGTTTATGCTCcttagcaaattgaagttgttttttccaattagcctcactaacaagtggctttcttgtggccacacagctgtttagacccaatcctgtaagttatcttcgcattgtgcatgtggaaatgctcttactttcactatttattattattttttattttttttttggttttctccactttttctccccaatttggaatgcccaattcccaatgcactctaagtcctcatggtggcgtagtgactcgcctcaatccgggtggtggaggatgaatctcagttgcctctgcgtctgagaccgtcaacccgcgcatcttatcacgtgtatgttgagcgcgttaccgcggagacatagcgcgtgtggaggcttctcgctattctccgcggcatccatgcacaatttgccacacgccccaccgagagcgtaccagatatagcaaccacgaggaggttaccccatgtgactctaccctccctagcaatcgtgccaatttggttgcttaggagacctggctggagtcactcagcacgccaggggtggtagtcagtgtctttactcgctgagctacccaggcccccctctgactttcactattaaatatagccgtgagttctactgtcgattttttacgatgtgacttcaagtgttttagtTTGTGATCATTTCCGACCACATACCTTCCgcgaagctgacagttcaccactatccttccagattttaataatgtgttgaacagttttaacccaattccagtgatttcagaaatctccttagttgttttctttgcttgatgcaggccaataatttggcccttctgaaacacagtaacatcttttccacgaccatggggTACGTCTTCCgatatggttgtttaagaaatgaggaacaacactgcatcagttagggttaaaagaattgttgccagctgaaacattaattactgcaataatgatccaatcattggCTCTTAAgtgtctgcttatttaaatccaaaccaggcagtgtatatcattaaatgtataatgtgattttaagaatgttttataATGAGTGATTGATTGACAAGATGTgattgtgaatgtgattactgcTATGTGCACAGCcatgttgtttacattgcaatgctgCATGGTATTTTAATTCTTCATAGCGAATATGGTTCTCACTTGTTGCACCGGAAGTGGTGACCAATGAACTCTGAGAAGGCTCAAGTGGATTATGTTGGAACCTAAAacattctttgtttgatgtcaaaAAAACATCAGCATATCAGTACATCCAGCTCAAATGGTAATGGCTTTAAAATTTTATCCCAGTACTCCTATGATTAATTTAATGTTTGTAACACAAAATAAAggtattgtgatgttgaaaacaCTGAGCAGCTGTTCTGTTATAACAACTGCTTCAGTCTCTGTCTTCTagaaaacagcagcacaaatgcagattttaCACCTCTGAGCCCAGCCAAGTGTAATCAAACAAGTTTGATCGAAATCCCCCACCCCACAAAAAGTGATAGTTACTGGTGACTGTTaccgcatgcatttgtttggaaatTTTATTTGAACGAGAATAATACGAGTTTAGCAGGACAAAAGAAATTGTCCATAATTCACGGAAGTCTAGACCTCAAACCCCTTCATTCTAAAGTGTATTTGCCTTTAtaaaagtttaccattgttcttccacTGTTTAAGAGTGGCATTTGTATTAATAAGGCCAAAACCActggtaagaccatggatggctcttTATTACCATAGTTCggtcaatgtacagtatatagtctttctaaaaaataaactatagtattttttcatgaaaaaaaaaaaaagacgaataGTCTTAATGCTTTTTGGATAATGAGATAAATGCAAGAATACTGctttattatgtttttacttTTACAAGTATAATGTGTGTTTACTCTGAATGACTTACTATAATGCTTTGCTAAATGAAACTTTACTATGATTATTTTCCTTATATATAACCTTACAAGTAGTGGTGCAACGATCAGGGAATTTGAAGCTGATACCgatcactgatttaaaaaaaaaataaaaaataagat contains the following coding sequences:
- the LOC127442909 gene encoding gastrula zinc finger protein XlCGF57.1-like, translating into MSDPKPRIMKNEDTEEQIDLMEVKVESQELNDVDQEHHQYHKSDHFTDEESVVCSQTEKHLTRIWTPRTRAKNSFTCPQCDKSFSQKVDLQRHLRIHTGEKPFTCTQCGKSFAIKRDLERHLRIHTGEKPFTCLQCGKSFTQEGNLNRHMRIHTEEQLFTCLQCGKSFALYRDLQRHLRIHTGANPFTRLQCGKSFKVKKTLKDHMKIRTGEKPFTCTQCGKSFTQKASLKDHIRIHTGEKPFTCLQCGKSFTHATTLKNHLQYHSGLKPFNCDQCSKEFTLASQLKMHLKTHSNEKTYVCSFCGKGFSWLSNFNMHQIIHTGVKAHVCSECGKAFIRAYELERHQRIHTGEKPYKCLHCGKSFIVLGNLKTHERVHTGEKPYHCTSCGKSFTQSSNLQTHLKKHCPKLSY